The Dermochelys coriacea isolate rDerCor1 chromosome 7, rDerCor1.pri.v4, whole genome shotgun sequence sequence caccACCCCAGGAACAATGCCCCATTGACcaccaccttccgctcccactggagggcctgagcccaggagagtACATGCAGACATGCTGGGGTCAGGAGTGAGAGCCAGTCTGccaccccacccatctggctaaacagctctatggccttgggacccaggaaAGGGGCTTGACACCAGAGCCTTCCGCAGGGTCCGCCTGGTTCCAACTGCCAGACTTCCCAAAGGCCACAAGACAGGCATCTATATCTCCCCCCTCTTTCACCTGGAGCAGCAATTTAGTGTCGAGGTTCCCTGAGGAACTGACACCCAGGGGtccatccccactcacccctggatGGGTCCTTCTGCCTCTCAGCTCAGCCATTGCCAGTTCATGCTGCCGTGGTCTCTTCTGCTGTTCTGCTTCATGCCTTTCCTGTCTCTCATGGTCCTCTGACTCCTTCAGTCTCAGCTCCAATTGCATCCATCTCAGATCCACTGACGGGGAACCCAGTGAAGACCCCCTGCTGGTCAGGGACAGGGGTCTCGGGGACTCAGGGGCTCCCAGCCTCTCTCGCGGCCCCAACTGGGTCAGGAACTGGCTCCTTAGAGTGATCCCCCTCTTCCAACTGAGCAGTCAGCTGTGCCTTGGTGAGCTTTCCAATGCGTAGCCATCTCTCTCTGCAAAACTCTACAATGTTCTTCTTAAGGAGAAGGTTATAGGCCATCTCTTCGCTGTTCTCAAGTGGTCATGGATTTACAGGCCTGTgctctctcagctccccatgATCCTTgggaggaaccccttcagtgcaacagcccttctcgggggtccactctctctcagGGTTCAGCCGTAGGCTCCTCCACCTCCTTGAACCACAcgtctctgagccttcagcatgcctgtctctcactaatccccctttgttttactgctccccagtcacttactgcaagaTGGACTGTCCACAGGGTGCAGTTTACCCCACCGCTGACACCAGTTGTCATCGAGtcaccaggcgatgctctggaactactccatatgaagccagtcaggactctgggggagcatgcctcttctctctgagcatactatcaccagggcaagaagcctacacagcttcgaccttcctgggtttgaccttggagcattcagcatcccctgcctCACCATGCGCTTCCTGCAgcaagtccgcccaggcagggctcctggggaagccaaagggccctgcaccccaattccacaGTGACTCTCAGagagccagtaaaacagaaggtttattaggcAACAGGAACACACagtagaacaaaaagaaaaggagtacttgtggcaccttagagactaacaaatttatttaagcataagctttcgtgagctacagctcacttcatcagatgtagctcatgaaagcttatgcgcaaataaatttgttaatgtgtaaggttccacaagtactccttttctttttgcgaatacagattaacacagctgctactctgaaacctgtcattatgcaagagcaGAATAGAACTTGCTAgacagaaatcagtgactctCAGTCAAGTCCCTCGTGGGGAGTCCTGGACCAGACGCCCTgaactccccctcttccagtgcCCCCAAGCAAACTGCCAGCTTCCAGCAACCCGACCTCAGACATCCCTGTTGCTCCTCCCCCTTATCTTGGGCTCACTTTCTGGGCAAAGAATCACTGGGTCatcacctggttgcatccccctcctgggtctcaagTTGTGAAGGGCACTGGCCATAGCATacgtgcaggcagctggagcagcatcACCTGCCCCAGAGGGTCTCATCCAAAGTCACATACCCCTATTGCCACCACCAAggtattggtgcagcacacagggaaactgaagcacacacagcattcatgcaaaacagtaaaactcacataCAACGTtcgggaaaatccccacttcatcacagagTATCCTGGGACAAGTCCacctttggggcagggggaagggcatTATAGCCCCATGGGTGAGTCTATATagctgccctgcctcacagggctgcaggggaggggccacccCCAGGGTGAGGCAGGAGGTGGCtagggtaggggaacccaggccctcctaCTCCACCAGGTCCTATCCCAGGGCCCTGCTCAGGGTAAGTGTACTCTCCACTGAGTCTTCAGGGATCCAACCAAAACATGCTGACTTAGTTCCTGTTCCTACAGCTGGATCAATGGTTAATTCCGCTGGGCTACTTTCTACCCTGTCTTCAAGTGGCTTGGTCCACAAGTCTCCTGGGTCTCCAGAACTCCCAACAGTTCCAATGCCTCCTGGATGTTTTCGGGTAGCCAGGTATCTAACCAGACTGCCACAAtctagggctccagcagctcccaggtgGGAGCCTGCAACATGCATCCTCTCTTCTCAGCAACCCATTCTGACTGAGCTGGGTTACTCCCTTTTATACCGGCGCTCATGCTCAGCAGGGCCAAGGCTTCCTCTGTCCAGAGTATGGGGTTAATCCCTTGCTGTCCAGTGCGAGACAAGTGCACCCTGTctcatggagactatttaaattGTTTAATGAGCTTTATCACCAAAGTCAAAATACTAACCAACTCCTCCCCTTCATATATCAAAAAATACTCAGAGCACTAAAACTTGATGCCTTACCAAAATATTCTAACATCTGAAGCTTCCTGAGGCTCAAGCAGTTATCCCTGATAGGACACCACTTCTGCTCTTCCAATTCTAAAGCTGAAGCTTTCTTTTCCATTCTTGAAGGTTGCTTCAATCttaatgtaagcgggggaatagtcccgctattgtggggaactttcctggcttctgtactatcccggtgaagtgggctagcgaaaggatccgagtcctcgctcccacttcctttatccagtggcctccctgcccttgaggactccccttccactctcctgtctggcaaagtcctcgtaatcccaacaaggctgggcccaggattcctggaaagctcgacccccaaccctgctttggtcatctaggacaggggctagggtgtccccactctggggtactctctgcactgggcacttctctgacccactgaccattacattcaaattaaaacaaatgcaagttatttaatcaacaattaattttaaaaagaataaggaaaaatgggaaaggttaaaggaaacacatcaacccgctctgtggcagggaatttcacaaacagtgtctctggaatgtcagggtagttcacagcctgttccttgtaagtcccaggccttcttctcaggccctggctgtgctgcagggatgctgtgggttggacacttgctctggtggtggccacacgctctcaggctctaagtggtaggacccttcttctcagtgtcgcccctgccctgtcggggttatgatccaagcctggcctgcagagctttttggctgaggcgtctccctgtgctgggcccgctgccgagggtccccctcggtctccccagctgctcaccgcacccagctcccgactgctccagccccagctccaccactctgtctctgcactgctgttgctgctgctctgcctccagctccctgggctgcttctttggcccctctggctctggttgctgcagctctgctcccaggacaggtctactctgcaggctgcttctgtgactctgctcccagcatggACCTgtttcgtgggctgcttttctggcccctctggctctggttgctgcatctctcctcccagggcaagtttgctttctctgggctgtgcctctggcattggggctgcaactctgctcccaggacagggtctgttctctctgggctgataTTCtagtccctctggatctggcacaactctgctccccagcttagcttgggcccctgctttttccttagctcagccccactctgtctgacccagacaaATCCAGCTCActcagaggacgggacctccctggcctcctgactccctgattagcctgctcgccctgtcattcaggttgacctggagtattggcctctccccattgttcctggggactatcaggcTCAGAGTCCTGGTTTCCAATAGAcctttccccttttagtactgggagctagtcaACCAAAActcccccactgaatgttagtaagggggcaacagtccccttacattaagTCTCTTTCAGACTTCCCACTTTTCTCCCTTGTGCTGAATATCATTGATTCAGATTACTTCCCCCAGATGCTTGCTATTTTTCCAAGTTgaatcttattttattattttctgacCCTGTATCTCTCTTATTTCTTCAGCCTGAAGAGTTAGTAGGGTGAGCCAGGTTGCAAACACCTCTCACCTATTTGATTATTCTTCTATTACAAATGCCCCTGTAGGATATGCCACACTTGATGGCAATGATTAGGGTGCTAACAAATTcatgaaaaatgccatgaaaaaaggccatgaaaaatgcgtcacggactgtgaaatctggtctcccactgtaaaatctggtcttttgtgtggtTTTACTCtaaacagatttcacaggggagaccagagtttctcaaattgggggtcctgacccaaaagggagttgcagggtggtcataaggttattttagggggctcatggtattgccacccttacttctgtgctgacttcatagctgagcagccagagagcagcagctgttggctggacacccagctctgaaggcagcgccccacccagcagcagctcagaagtaagggtagcaataccataccatgccaatcttacttctgcgctgctgccagAAGAGCTGGGCGGCCAAACAGTGGCGGTTACTaattgagggcccagctctgcggCAGTAGCACtgaagtaaggttggcaataccatgccatgccagccttacttctgtgctgctggtggtggcagctctgccttcagagctgggctcctggccagcagccgccactttccagctgctcagctctgaaggcagcaccaacacaagcagcagcacagaagtaagggtagccaTACCACAACATTTAGTGAGCTGGAAGCTAATTACtaccttgtttttctttctgttttttttaattttcaaaatccaTCCTGTTTTCCCCCATCCTTTCCCCACTTCAAACATTTTTGAGAATGGAAAACTCAGCCTGTTCTCTCTGTGAAAATGTGTGATAGCATATGggtgtttctttgtttttcctcactAAAAGTTCATCTCTGAAGTCACTCATTTTAGCTTGGGTTTATATATTTCTACATAGTGACtcctgtgtgctttttttttttttttgtttttttgagcaCCTGGTGATGAGACTCATCACTACTCTAACTTTAGGGAAGATACATTTTGATATCAAATTGGCATGGAATTAACTTTTTAGACAGCATCTGGATTTTCACTGCAGCATTACCTCTGCTTCCCCATGGGGAGTGTTAATGCTATATTACTCTGGTAATTAAAGAAAGCCATTTTAATGTGATGCAAAAGCAGGAAAGTGCTTGAATTCTTTTTAACATTGGGGGTGAGTCAATGGGCATGTTATACTAGACGGTGAGTGGCTCTCAGGGGCAAGTACAAACTTAATTGAAGCTGATGGACATGTTAGCCACCCTCCATTGGGGCTAAATGAAGGAACAATTAAATGACCCATTCTTTAGTGATAACTGAAACTTTGGAAGCCACCATCCAAGGACTAGACCACATACAAGGTCTGGGCAGAAATTGGGCCATGCAGGCCAGGGGGTTTCTCTGGGTACTAATAACAAACGCAGGGGCTAGGGATTgctttgattttgtgtgtgtgacagcacAAGCATAGCCCTGATAGAAAGCCAAGAGAAACTTTTCTGGAAAGAGGGCATGCTGGGAAGGCAGGCTTGAAACTGTGTGCAAGAAAACTCTCGTAgtttagggaaacaggactttgtgtacattctctGTACATTCTCTGCAGcgaaacaggattgcatcaaagaaatatctgACTCTTTCATCAATTTCTCCCCCTAATGGGAACCACCTGCAAGGCCCCAAATATTTGCTAAGCATTCAGGCCACAAAGGGCAACAGTCAGTTAATGTTCTAATAACGGAATAAAACTGTCAGACACACTCCCATACAACTAACCAGATAAAAATTACTCCcagacaggaaaaataaaaaaatgtaatatttatttcaCTTGCAATAGAAGGGTACATTTTTACCATAGGTCATGGGGCAACTACAGACTCTGCTACCAGTAACAAGCTGGGGGAGAGGATCGCTCTGCAAATTGGGAAGATACCCATCATTGCAGAACTCAAATTTGCATGACATGGGCAGTAATGACTCAATCATGAAAGGGGATTATAAAGAAAAATCAAGTGAAACAGGGCTAGAAGGGTTAATGGCTTCACTGCCAAATCCAGAGCAGGAAAAGCAAGAACTGAAAGTGATGACACTAGAAGGCCTTGTGGCACAACAGTGATCATTAGCCGTTCTGTATTTCCATCTGGCCAGCCAGCAAGGAAGAGAATTCTAATAGCCGGGGCACGAGCCTGGGATACAGAgcgacctgggttcaatttcctgctccacaACAGACTTCAGATGAGCTGGAGCAAGTCACCTAGGCCCCACTCCTCAGAGGCCTTTAGGCTCCAAACATCCATTGACATGAGCAACTGTTGAAGGTCTGTGCCTCCTTCTCTCTACCCTTGGCTGCAGGATGGCGACATGAGGAGGACGGCAGACAGATGGCCATCCCCACCTCACAGGGGAGATACAGTCAGAAGACGGTCAGGCACTTGTTACCATGGTCATGGGCCCATTTGAACACATTGTGTGGTCACTGTACCATGCCAGTGACAGCGGTGGGGTGGGGTCACCAAGGGAGGCTGCCTCCAGaggctccctccccccaactggAGAGACCCTTGGCCCTATGCCCTCCCAGGCCAGCATCAGGTACAGCCATCGCCAAGCCAATAGAGGAGCTTCTGGATGCTGAATGGGTGGGTCACCTCTAGCCAATGGGAAAGCTTGTGGACACTCTCGGGGCGGGAACAATAGTCAATTTCAGCCAATGATGAAGTGACCTACTTTCGTTCTCACCCACTCCGCGAGCTCGGTCTTCCCCTGCGCTCTCCCGGTTGGTTACCAGGCGAAGGAGGCGGGCTGTACTCATCTTCCATCCAATGAGAAGGCAAGGTTTGTAACAGGTGCCTGGTTCAGCCTATTATTGCTGGCGTGGGTGGGCTTGCTCCTTTCTTTGCAAAATGGCGGCGGTAGCTCAGGTCCCGTCCCcgtcccctgctcctgctcctgtcgCTGTCccggcagcccccagcccagcagccgcACCGCCAGTGGTGGCGACCCCAGCGGGAGGCGCAGCGCCGCCTGTGCCTCCCACTACAGCGGCCTCGGGCCCGCCGGTCCCGGCGGCGctgcctggccccttccccgGCGGCCGCGTGGTTCGGCTGCACCCGGTCATCCTGGCCTCCATCGTGGACAGCTTCGAGCGGCGGAACGAGGGCGCGGCCCGGGTCATTGGGACCCTGCTGGGTAAGAGCCCCCGGGGTGAGCGGGGCCCGGCTCTCTCTCCCCGCCTCCGGTCCCCCGGGGTCAGCGGAGCCTGGAGCAGGCTGCCCCTGGCTAGTccaggccccctccccctccctcgcctGGGTTCCACCTTGGCCCTCGCTGTAAGGGGAGCCTGAGCTTCGCACTTGTGTGGCGTCTCGGGGAAGAGCCTGGAGTGCTTGAGCCGCCCAGCATCTcccctcagtctctctctctgctctgcaggCACTGTGGACAAGCTCTCAGTGGAAGTCACCAATTGCTTCTCGGTCCCACACAACGAGTCCGAAGATGAGGTGGGTGATGGTCTCGGCCTCTGCTCCCTGAGTGTGTCCATCCTAGCACAGAGGATAGTTGGGAGACTAAATGGCATGACAGTGAAGCACTCTGAAGTACTCGGGTGGAAGATGCTGAGAGCCAAGTGAGCTAGCCCACTAACAATCAGGATAGCTGTATGAGTGAGAACAATCTCATCATGCTAACGTTTGCGCTCCTTTCCTGCATGTTTCACCTTTTGCCTTTGGTATTCTGGAAGTCCTGGATCTGTCTGAGTCTCTGTTAGCACATTCGGCTCTAGAATTCACTACCCTTTGAGTGAGGTGTGATTAGAAGAGTCTACACATGATGTATGTTGGCAGGGTCTTTTGGTGAAATACGCCCACGTTGTCCTAGTGTATGGAGGGCAATGAAACGGTACTTCTGCTTGCAGTGGGCTGGTAACTACTAAGGGAAAATTCTTCTGAGTTCTAATTGACAACAAGAACCTTCCATTTCTCTGCCTGCTGCTAGAATTTAAATTTTAAGCACTCCTGCAGTTGATTGCCTCATGCTGCTTTGTTGTGGTTTTCAGGTGGCTGTTGATATGGAATTTGCTAAGAATATGTATGAGCTTCACAAGAAGGTTTCCCCTAGTGAAATCATTTTGGGGTGGTAAGTCATCTTCTCCACTGCAAACATGTGACCTGTGCTTAGCAGTTATGTGGCCCCATTATGCACCTTGAAATATTATACACTGCATTATAGATTTTGAATAAGCAGCATAATTTGCTGAAGTAATAGCTGGGGATATAGAATATAAACATCAAGAAATGGGATGTATTTTTTAAGGTGAGACTAGGTATCATGGGAAGGAAATAAAGTGTATGTAGTGGGGCAATATTTTCTGATACTGGAGTCTTCTCCCAAGAGATTGTTGGAAAATCAGGTGAAGTGATGTAGGGAACTGCACTTCATAGACCTCTTGGGGTGGAGTGTGGAGAACCTCATTAGGTCTCTTGAGGTTCTGTGCATCAGCTTTGTTTTATTCCTGAAGAAATAAATGCAAACCCTGACTCCTCTTTCCCTTCAGAAGGCTGTTGTGGAGGCCAAGAGTTTATATACTTCAGTGAGGTCCAAGCTGTAATGAATTTAAGTTAATTATGTTTCAAAGATATTAACTGCAGGACAGTTAAAGCAGCTGGATTAATATAGTCCTGTATTTTTAGCTCTGATGGTCAGTTCATAGAGGAATTGGGTTGTAGCTCTTTACCTAAGAGCTTGTTTTCCTATAATGTGCTTTATATCACTTTTAATCAGAGAGCAGTTCAAAGCTTAATAAGTGCATCAAAATTCATGTGTCTGATTTGCGAAGTGCAATGATGTCCTGAGCAGATAGTACTCAAACTTTTTTCCTTCACATCCACATACAAATTGATCATGTGTTCAGAGCAGAGTTGTGTGCACATCATTGCTCAATGGCAAATATCCCAGTATGTCTGAAATGTGAAGTGTTGGATGCCCAGGTCTCATGTTCTTATGTTGTGTTTTCTAAGGTATGCTACGGGCCATGACATTACAGAGCACTCTGTCCTGATCCATGAGTATTATAGTCGGGAAGCACACAATCCAATCCACCTCACTGTGGACACCAGTCTCCAGAATGGGCGCATGAGCATTAAAGCCTATGTCAGGTATTTTGGGGAGATGGATCACACTTGGGAAAGAGGATCTCCAATGGGATTATCAAAAAGGGATAGAATAGGGTAGGGAGGGATTTAATTAATTGATTGTCCTAATTAGGGCAATGCTGTCTACTGGCTAGAACAGAGGCtgtgaacccaggtctcttgattctattcccagctgtgtcttTGACTGTGGTGCTGTGCTCAAGTGACTTAATCTCTGAgattctgtttccccatctatacaattGTATTAGTACTTGCCACAGTTAACAGGAGTGTTGAGACTTAATAAAGTTTTGAGAATGGCTTGACCTCCACAGATGAATGGTTAGTATGAATGTCACTTCTGTAATTTCCTTTTGATTATCTGAATGCTTGACTTTCCCCATtgaaaactatatatataaactaGGGGGACAAGTGTAATTGTATTGTAATTGAATTCCTCTGGACCAACAACTGTGTCACAACTATTACAGCTCCCCACAAGTGTGAATGCGGTTCTTTGTGAGAATGAGTAACCTGCTCAGTTTCTTCTGTTACAGTGTAGGGGAGGCAAACCAGATAAAGGGTTACTGTCTCCTTctttgaataggtttcagagtagctgccgtgttagtctatatctgcaaaaagaaaaggagtacttgtggcaccttagagactaatttatttgagcataagcttttgtgagctacagctcacttcatcggatgcatgcaatggaaaatacagtggggagattttatatacacagagaacatgaaacaatgggtgttaccatcactcatcacagtgtgtatggtaacacccattgtttcatgttctctgtgtatataaaatctccccaccgtattttccattgcatgcatccgatgaagtgagctgtagctcacaaaagcttatgctcaaataaattagtctctaaagtgccacaagtactccttttctttctttcgaATAGGTTTATCTGCAGAGCAGAGAAATGTCCTCTAGTCCGtccccttgtgctgaggcaggaccacgaATACCTAgatctgtggttctcaaactgtgggtgaggaccccaaagtgggttaagaccccattttaatggggtcgccagagcTGGTGTTTAGACTTGGTCAGACTTGCCCAAGCCCTGACACttggggctgaagttgaagcctgagccGCCAAAGCCCAAAGACTTcaaccctgggtggcagggctcaggttacaggcccctgctgagggctgaagcccttgggcttttaGGCTCTTTCTCTCCTACACCCCACCTGAGCTCAGGATGGTGGGACTTGGACTTTGCCTGTCCCCCAGTTGgggcagcagggttcaggcttcagtcccccttcctAGGGtcgtgggttttttttgttgttgtcagaaggggctcatggtgcaatgaagtttgagaatccttgACCTAGATCATCCAATTAtgaggattccacagcctcccttggaagactattccaataCTTAACTATCCCAATAGttagaaatgttttcctaatctctaatctaactctcccttgctgcagattaagcgtattactacttgtcctaccttcagtggacatggagaatgatCACAGactttaacatatctgaagacttatcaggttcttctcctcccccatcccccccagttGTCTTTTTCTCAGGACTAatcatgcccagttttttaagctttcctcataggtcaagatatctaaacctttgatcatttttgttgctcttctctggactttccagTTTATCCATATCTTAAAGTGTGGAACCCAAAACTGGCTGCAGTACTCCTGCTGAGGCAGGGTATGGCAGAACAGTTATCTACCATGTCTTGCAtaagacactcctgttaatacaccccagaatattagcctttttcacaactgtattGCATTGTGGCTCATACTGAGTTTATGCTTCACTATCCTTTTCTGCGGTACAATCTAGCcagtttcccattttgtatttgtgcgtttgatttttccatcctaagtgaagtactttgcacttgtctttattgattttcattatggtccagtttatcaagatccttttgaattctaattctgtcttccaaagtgcttgcaatccctcacagtttggtgt is a genomic window containing:
- the EIF3F gene encoding eukaryotic translation initiation factor 3 subunit F, translated to MAAVAQVPSPSPAPAPVAVPAAPSPAAAPPVVATPAGGAAPPVPPTTAASGPPVPAALPGPFPGGRVVRLHPVILASIVDSFERRNEGAARVIGTLLGTVDKLSVEVTNCFSVPHNESEDEVAVDMEFAKNMYELHKKVSPSEIILGWYATGHDITEHSVLIHEYYSREAHNPIHLTVDTSLQNGRMSIKAYVSAPMGVPGKTMGVMFTPLTVKYVYYDTERIGVDLIMKTCLSPSRVIGLSSDLQQVGAASARIQDTLSTVLQYAEDVLSGKVAADNTVGRFLMDLINQVPKISPEDFETMLNSNINDLLMVTYLANLTQSQIALNEKLLSL